A region from the Wansuia hejianensis genome encodes:
- a CDS encoding glycerophosphodiester phosphodiesterase: MKEYFKSVFEIIKENWKSLVLFEIAYRVFTSLLLLKGGGWLVNRLLEYQGYSYMTLDNYSNFISHPLTVLAMAAVLLAAFFLILFESYGILSCFERSWKRERITMPGMIRAGFAGCGHFVRRYPLRWILYMAGCAPYLYFHLIIWEFSQAKLAMVTLQKVYEFLPKWFFVLLLVLMLVGSMFFSFTMPFRLLRLEDGREVREHTGQMLKGRWKRDVLYSFLLQLFVLVAVLVIYFIMLVVMVAAVKLTRDSGSLVSAVLIYGNWIQVGAGVLAGAMGTVAGLLFMYTFFARSEKPVVIRQSPQPRGRFLAVMTGRYMTFMVTVLIFALESILILYFAGTSVPNKAAAQNYVAVTAHRGGARMAPENTISAMEYAIEAMADYAEIDVQETKDGEIVLLHDNNLKRVTGLNANIWNLTYDEVSQLDAGIKFHKKFRGEKIPTLNEVIECCKGKIRLNIEIKYNGHNSQIVKKVVKIIEDQGFEDSCVLTSMNYKFLEQAKELNPKITTGYTMSMIYGDLSKLTAADFFSVKYTYLNQGFVRRAHALGKEVCAWTLNYQGDMQRMVDCGADNIITDDPELVRKVILGELEQNPSFFTLLKYAMK, encoded by the coding sequence ATGAAAGAATATTTTAAATCTGTATTTGAAATTATTAAAGAAAACTGGAAAAGCCTGGTGTTGTTTGAGATTGCGTACCGGGTGTTTACCTCACTGCTTCTCCTGAAGGGAGGCGGGTGGCTGGTAAACCGGCTGCTGGAATATCAAGGCTACAGTTATATGACGCTGGACAACTACAGCAATTTTATCTCGCATCCGCTGACGGTTCTGGCTATGGCGGCAGTCCTTCTCGCCGCTTTTTTTCTGATCCTTTTTGAAAGCTACGGGATACTGAGCTGCTTTGAAAGGAGCTGGAAGAGGGAACGGATCACAATGCCTGGAATGATCCGTGCAGGGTTTGCAGGATGCGGCCATTTTGTCCGAAGATATCCGCTGCGCTGGATTCTGTATATGGCAGGCTGTGCGCCGTATCTGTACTTCCATCTGATTATATGGGAATTTTCTCAGGCCAAGCTGGCGATGGTTACCCTGCAGAAGGTCTATGAATTTTTGCCGAAATGGTTTTTTGTCCTGTTGCTGGTATTGATGCTGGTGGGCTCGATGTTCTTTTCTTTCACAATGCCTTTTCGGCTGTTGAGGCTGGAGGACGGCAGAGAGGTGAGAGAGCATACGGGACAGATGCTGAAGGGCAGATGGAAGAGAGATGTGCTGTATTCCTTTTTGCTGCAGCTCTTTGTCCTGGTGGCGGTGCTGGTAATCTATTTTATTATGCTGGTAGTGATGGTGGCGGCAGTGAAGCTCACCAGAGATTCCGGAAGCCTTGTCAGTGCGGTGCTGATCTATGGGAACTGGATCCAGGTGGGGGCAGGAGTCCTGGCGGGCGCCATGGGGACTGTGGCCGGCCTGCTTTTCATGTATACATTTTTTGCAAGGTCGGAAAAGCCGGTGGTTATCAGGCAGTCGCCGCAGCCGCGGGGCAGATTCCTCGCTGTGATGACAGGACGGTACATGACATTCATGGTGACGGTGCTGATCTTTGCCCTGGAATCGATTCTGATCCTTTATTTTGCCGGGACCAGCGTGCCGAACAAGGCGGCTGCTCAGAATTACGTAGCTGTAACGGCCCACCGGGGCGGAGCGAGAATGGCGCCGGAGAACACCATCAGCGCTATGGAATATGCGATAGAGGCCATGGCTGATTATGCGGAAATAGACGTCCAGGAGACAAAGGATGGAGAAATTGTCCTGCTCCATGACAACAACCTGAAAAGGGTGACCGGACTGAACGCCAATATTTGGAACCTGACCTATGACGAGGTGAGCCAGCTGGATGCAGGAATCAAATTCCACAAAAAGTTCCGAGGAGAGAAAATACCCACCCTGAATGAGGTCATTGAATGCTGTAAGGGAAAGATCCGCCTGAACATTGAGATCAAATATAACGGCCATAACAGCCAGATCGTTAAAAAGGTGGTTAAGATTATAGAAGACCAGGGATTCGAAGACAGCTGTGTTCTTACTTCTATGAATTATAAATTCCTTGAGCAGGCAAAAGAGCTGAATCCAAAGATCACGACCGGATATACCATGTCCATGATCTATGGGGATCTGTCAAAGCTGACTGCGGCAGACTTTTTCAGTGTTAAGTATACGTATCTGAATCAGGGGTTTGTGCGGAGAGCCCATGCGTTAGGAAAAGAAGTCTGCGCGTGGACACTGAATTATCAGGGAGACATGCAGCGGATGGTGGACTGCGGAGCTGATAATATCATTACCGACGACCCGGAGCTGGTCCGTAAAGTGATACTGGGAGAGCTGGAGCAGAATCCCTCCTTCTTCACACTGCTGAAATATGCCATGAAATAA
- the gltX gene encoding glutamate--tRNA ligase codes for MKKVKTRFAPSPTGRMHVGNLRTALYAYLIAKHEGGSFMLRIEDTDQERFMDGALDIIYHTLKETGLVHDEGPDKDGGFGPYVQSERNAMGLYLKYAKQLIDQGDAYYCFCDKERLESLKTMVAGKEIAVYDKHCLHLSKEEIEANLAAGKPYVIRMNMPTEGTTTFHDEIYGNITVENAELDDMILIKSDGYPTYNFANVIDDHLMGITHVVRGNEYLSSTPKYNRLYEAFGWEIPVYIHCPLINNEDGQKLSKRCGHSSYEDLVEQGFLTEAIVNFVALLGWSPAEEREIYTLPELVKAFDYRRISKSSAVFDMVKLKWMNSEYMKAMDDEKFYEMALPYIQKVITKDYDLRRIAGMVKTRISVFPEIGEMIDFFEEVPDYDVQMYVHKKSKSTIETSLAVLQEVLPLLETLEDYSNDGLFQVLSGYAGKKGYKINQVMWPVRVAASGRQTTPAGATEILAVIGREETVKRIRSAIEKINDSL; via the coding sequence ATGAAAAAAGTGAAAACCAGATTTGCGCCCAGTCCCACGGGCAGAATGCATGTGGGGAATCTGCGCACGGCGTTATATGCGTATCTGATCGCAAAGCACGAGGGCGGTAGTTTTATGCTCCGGATTGAGGATACGGATCAGGAGCGGTTCATGGACGGCGCTCTGGACATCATTTACCATACGCTGAAAGAGACCGGCCTGGTGCATGACGAGGGCCCTGATAAAGACGGCGGCTTCGGACCCTATGTGCAGAGCGAGAGGAATGCCATGGGTCTTTATCTGAAATATGCGAAGCAGCTCATTGACCAGGGCGACGCCTATTACTGCTTCTGTGATAAGGAACGGCTGGAATCTCTGAAGACTATGGTGGCAGGTAAGGAAATTGCTGTCTATGACAAGCACTGCCTGCATCTTTCCAAAGAGGAGATAGAAGCGAATCTCGCGGCGGGTAAACCATATGTCATCCGCATGAACATGCCAACGGAGGGGACAACTACCTTCCATGATGAAATCTATGGGAATATTACAGTTGAAAATGCTGAATTGGATGATATGATCCTGATCAAATCGGATGGATATCCCACCTATAATTTTGCCAACGTTATTGACGACCATCTGATGGGGATCACCCATGTGGTGCGGGGGAACGAATATCTGTCCTCCACACCGAAATATAACAGGCTGTATGAAGCATTCGGATGGGAGATCCCGGTCTATATCCACTGCCCGCTGATCAATAATGAAGACGGCCAGAAGCTGAGCAAGCGCTGCGGCCATTCCTCTTATGAGGATCTGGTTGAGCAGGGCTTCCTGACAGAGGCCATCGTGAACTTTGTCGCCCTGCTGGGCTGGAGCCCCGCCGAAGAACGGGAAATTTACACTTTACCGGAGCTGGTGAAGGCATTTGATTACCGCCGGATCAGCAAGTCATCGGCAGTTTTTGACATGGTGAAGCTGAAGTGGATGAACAGCGAATACATGAAAGCTATGGACGATGAGAAATTTTATGAAATGGCTCTTCCCTATATTCAGAAAGTGATCACAAAGGATTATGACCTGCGCAGGATCGCCGGGATGGTCAAGACTAGGATTTCTGTATTTCCGGAGATCGGAGAGATGATTGATTTCTTTGAGGAGGTTCCGGATTACGACGTGCAGATGTATGTGCACAAGAAGTCCAAATCTACCATAGAGACGTCGTTGGCCGTGCTCCAGGAGGTACTGCCTTTGCTGGAGACTTTGGAGGATTACAGCAACGACGGTCTGTTCCAGGTGCTTTCCGGGTATGCCGGCAAAAAGGGCTATAAGATTAACCAGGTCATGTGGCCGGTCCGGGTGGCAGCTTCCGGCAGACAGACGACTCCGGCCGGAGCGACGGAGATCCTGGCGGTCATCGGAAGAGAAGAAACTGTGAAGAGGATCCGGAGTGCAATCGAAAAAATCAATGATTCATTATAA
- a CDS encoding zf-HC2 domain-containing protein yields the protein MTCKEAQSMVREYIAGELPPKELERFIEHVRGCGNCYEELETFFMIDRAVRYLDEETEHSFNLKTLLEKDLKEKEHALARKRRSKWAIICLAVLVIVLMCLLLLDAFGIFQISRLF from the coding sequence GTGACTTGTAAAGAGGCCCAGAGCATGGTTCGGGAATACATAGCCGGTGAACTGCCGCCAAAGGAGCTGGAGCGGTTTATTGAGCACGTCAGAGGCTGCGGGAATTGCTATGAAGAGCTGGAGACATTCTTCATGATTGACCGGGCGGTCCGGTACCTGGATGAGGAAACAGAGCATTCTTTTAATCTTAAAACGCTGCTGGAAAAGGATCTGAAGGAAAAAGAACATGCTCTGGCCCGGAAGAGAAGGAGTAAATGGGCGATTATCTGCCTGGCGGTCCTTGTGATTGTTCTCATGTGCCTGCTGCTTCTGGACGCGTTTGGAATATTCCAGATTTCCCGGCTGTTTTGA
- a CDS encoding alanine/glycine:cation symporter family protein, translating to MTLTTIIYAMRDFLWGPVMLVLLVGTGVFLTFRLKFLPWRNLPHALKAVFQKEDGRKGRADGDITPFQSLMTALAATIGTGNIVGVATALVSGGPGALFWMWISALFGLSTKYAESVLAVKYREKNAAGEYAGGPMYAMKNGFRNQWLGSLLGFCFALFTVLASFGIGNITQANSIAGAMEDTFYVPSWVTGIALIVLTLIVLMGGIRSIGKVCEKLVPAMAVMYVLFALIVIICNFSNVPSGLADIFSMAFSVESVGGGVAGTVVMQAVKWGVARGVFSNEAGLGSAPIAAAAAKTDHPSRQGYINMTGTFFDTLIVCTITGLVIASSGMLGVLDGSGEPVTGVALTIAAFSTVLGKYGGYIITVGIALFAFSTILGWEYYGEKALEYLVKSPAACKCYRLIFCLISYLGATTALKMVWAFSDVMNGLMAIPNLICLIVLSREVAKECFEYQRKYIKRNGR from the coding sequence ATGACGTTAACGACTATCATATACGCGATGCGGGATTTTCTCTGGGGGCCGGTGATGCTGGTGCTGCTGGTTGGGACCGGGGTATTTCTGACGTTCCGGCTGAAATTCCTGCCATGGAGGAACCTGCCTCATGCTCTGAAGGCTGTTTTTCAGAAGGAGGATGGCAGGAAAGGAAGAGCGGATGGGGATATCACGCCGTTTCAGTCGCTGATGACGGCGCTGGCGGCCACCATCGGCACCGGAAATATTGTGGGTGTGGCCACTGCGCTGGTTTCCGGCGGGCCGGGAGCGCTGTTTTGGATGTGGATCAGCGCGCTGTTCGGGCTGTCCACGAAGTACGCGGAAAGCGTACTGGCAGTCAAGTACAGGGAGAAGAACGCTGCGGGTGAGTACGCAGGCGGCCCGATGTACGCCATGAAAAACGGGTTCCGCAATCAATGGCTGGGCAGCCTGCTGGGCTTCTGTTTTGCTCTGTTCACAGTGCTGGCGTCTTTTGGGATCGGCAATATCACCCAGGCAAATTCCATTGCCGGGGCCATGGAGGACACCTTCTATGTGCCTTCCTGGGTGACGGGGATTGCGCTGATCGTATTGACGCTGATCGTGCTTATGGGCGGGATCAGGAGCATCGGGAAGGTCTGCGAGAAGCTGGTGCCCGCTATGGCCGTCATGTATGTGCTGTTCGCTCTGATTGTGATTATCTGTAATTTTTCCAATGTGCCGTCCGGGCTTGCGGATATCTTCTCCATGGCTTTTTCAGTGGAGTCTGTGGGTGGAGGCGTCGCGGGTACAGTGGTCATGCAGGCGGTCAAGTGGGGCGTGGCCCGGGGCGTTTTTTCCAATGAAGCCGGGCTGGGTTCCGCTCCGATCGCGGCGGCTGCGGCGAAGACAGACCATCCGTCGCGCCAGGGCTACATCAATATGACAGGAACATTCTTTGACACACTGATCGTGTGTACGATCACAGGGCTGGTGATCGCTTCTTCGGGCATGCTGGGAGTTCTGGACGGCAGCGGGGAGCCGGTTACGGGAGTCGCCCTGACGATTGCGGCTTTTTCCACAGTCCTTGGTAAATATGGAGGATATATCATAACGGTGGGCATCGCGCTGTTTGCCTTTTCAACGATTCTTGGCTGGGAATATTATGGGGAGAAGGCGCTGGAGTATCTGGTGAAGTCGCCGGCGGCCTGTAAATGCTACCGCCTGATCTTCTGCCTGATCTCTTATCTGGGCGCGACGACGGCGCTGAAGATGGTTTGGGCGTTTTCAGACGTGATGAACGGCCTGATGGCGATCCCTAACCTGATCTGCCTGATTGTCCTGAGCCGGGAAGTGGCAAAAGAGTGTTTTGAATATCAGAGAAAGTACATCAAACGGAATGGGAGATGA
- a CDS encoding ATP-dependent helicase: MHYNQAQKQAIEHGEGPMLVLAGPGSGKTAVITGRLCRLMQNGISPSSILVVTFTRTAAAEMKGRFLSQMGISSTQATFGTFHGVFYGILRHAYHISGQNIISEEQKNKLLREITGHCYSGAESEADLPASVSREISTVKSARMDISHFYSTVLPQEVFRNIYREYELWMKENKKLDFDDIMIWCHRLFTRRPDVLELWQQKFQYLLVDEFQDISPLQYDIVKMLAEPEHNLFIVGDDDQSIYRFRGANPEIMLGFPKDYPSAAVVALETNYRSTPQILECAGRLIVENKKRFPKKIRADRENGSPVEFRLFGHVREETAQLAANIRKAAAEGMPYREMAVLFRTNTGCRSAVEQLMAWQIPFRAGDVIPCLYDHWIARNVMTYLQIAAGSRKRGDFLQICNRPNRYLSRDAFYEPAVSFEHLYQYYGDKEWMCERVERLEADLKALSCLAPYGAVQYIRRGIGYEGYVKEYALSRNIPEEELIQILDELSESARGFSSLEVWQEHIAAYREQLQRRSRREPEKEGVMISTLHASKGMEYDSVYILDVNEGVIPYHKAVLDADLEEERRMLYVGMTRARKKLYLYAVKERYEKKTEVSRFVSDIFPEIR, from the coding sequence ATTCATTATAATCAGGCACAAAAACAGGCAATTGAACACGGAGAGGGGCCTATGCTGGTACTGGCAGGCCCCGGGTCCGGCAAGACGGCAGTCATAACCGGACGGCTCTGCAGGCTGATGCAGAATGGAATCTCTCCTTCTTCAATTTTGGTGGTGACGTTCACTCGGACGGCAGCCGCTGAAATGAAGGGGAGATTTTTGTCTCAAATGGGCATTTCTTCCACGCAGGCGACTTTTGGCACCTTTCATGGTGTATTCTACGGGATTCTCCGTCATGCATATCATATTTCCGGGCAGAATATCATAAGTGAAGAACAGAAGAACAAGCTTCTGAGGGAAATTACCGGTCATTGCTACAGCGGGGCGGAGAGTGAGGCAGATCTTCCGGCCTCCGTCAGCCGGGAGATCAGTACGGTCAAGAGTGCCCGGATGGATATTTCCCATTTCTATTCCACTGTCCTGCCCCAGGAAGTATTTCGGAACATATACCGGGAATACGAGTTGTGGATGAAGGAAAATAAAAAGTTGGATTTCGATGATATCATGATCTGGTGCCACCGGTTGTTCACCCGGAGGCCGGACGTCCTGGAGCTGTGGCAGCAAAAGTTTCAGTATCTTCTGGTTGACGAATTTCAGGACATCAGCCCTCTGCAGTATGATATCGTGAAAATGCTGGCTGAGCCGGAGCATAACCTGTTTATTGTGGGCGATGATGACCAGTCGATCTACAGGTTCCGGGGCGCCAATCCTGAAATCATGCTGGGTTTTCCGAAAGACTATCCGTCGGCGGCTGTGGTGGCTCTGGAAACGAATTACCGGAGCACGCCTCAGATCCTGGAATGCGCAGGACGGCTGATCGTTGAGAATAAAAAGAGGTTTCCAAAAAAAATCCGGGCGGACCGGGAAAACGGCAGTCCTGTGGAATTCCGTCTGTTCGGCCATGTGAGAGAGGAGACGGCGCAGCTGGCCGCAAATATCCGGAAGGCTGCCGCGGAGGGAATGCCTTACAGAGAAATGGCGGTTCTCTTCCGGACCAATACCGGCTGCCGCAGCGCGGTGGAACAGCTGATGGCCTGGCAGATCCCTTTCAGGGCCGGAGATGTGATCCCCTGCCTCTACGACCACTGGATAGCCAGAAATGTGATGACTTATCTTCAGATTGCGGCAGGCAGTAGAAAACGGGGAGATTTCCTGCAGATCTGCAACCGTCCCAACCGTTATCTCTCTCGCGATGCTTTCTATGAGCCGGCGGTGTCCTTTGAACACCTCTATCAGTATTACGGAGATAAAGAGTGGATGTGTGAACGGGTTGAAAGGCTGGAGGCAGATCTGAAAGCCTTGAGCTGCCTGGCTCCATACGGCGCGGTACAGTATATCCGCCGGGGCATCGGCTATGAGGGTTATGTGAAGGAATACGCCCTGTCCAGGAATATTCCGGAAGAAGAACTGATTCAGATTCTGGATGAGCTGTCTGAAAGCGCCAGAGGCTTTTCCAGCCTGGAAGTCTGGCAGGAGCATATCGCCGCGTACCGGGAGCAGCTTCAGCGGCGAAGCCGCCGGGAACCGGAGAAAGAGGGGGTGATGATATCAACCCTGCATGCGTCCAAAGGCATGGAATATGATTCTGTCTACATACTTGATGTAAACGAGGGAGTGATCCCCTATCACAAAGCTGTGCTGGATGCTGATCTGGAAGAGGAACGGCGGATGCTGTATGTGGGGATGACGAGGGCCAGAAAAAAGCTTTACCTCTATGCAGTGAAAGAACGGTACGAAAAGAAAACAGAGGTTTCACGCTTCGTCTCGGATATCTTTCCGGAGATCCGGTAA
- a CDS encoding 2-hydroxyacid dehydrogenase, translated as MKLLFYDTKSYDRASFDEAGKRYPDIAIDYLKTDLAPRTASLAQGYDAVCAFVNSDVGTETVKALHEFGVKVILMRCAGFNNVDVEAAGRYGIPVLRVPGYSPEAVAEHAMALALGVNRRLHKAYVKVRENDFSLSGLMGFNFYQKTAGIIGTGKIGAAMAKICRGFGMRVLAYDLYENPSLKEFITYVSLEELLSESDLISLHCPLLENTYHLVNKDTIAKMKDGVILVNTSRGALVKTEDLIDGIRAHKFFGVGLDVYEEETPNVFEDRSEQILEHSITARLLSFPNVMITSHQGFFTREALAAIAETTFENAKAWEKGETTGNEA; from the coding sequence ATGAAACTATTATTTTACGATACAAAAAGCTATGACCGTGCGTCCTTTGACGAGGCGGGGAAACGGTATCCGGACATTGCCATTGATTACCTGAAGACAGATCTGGCTCCCAGGACAGCGTCCCTGGCTCAGGGGTATGACGCTGTCTGCGCTTTTGTGAATTCTGACGTAGGCACAGAGACGGTGAAAGCGCTCCATGAGTTTGGCGTGAAGGTGATCCTGATGCGCTGCGCCGGGTTTAATAACGTAGATGTGGAAGCTGCCGGCAGATATGGGATTCCGGTGCTCCGCGTGCCCGGGTATTCCCCGGAGGCAGTGGCGGAGCATGCGATGGCTCTGGCCCTGGGCGTGAACCGGAGGCTTCATAAAGCTTATGTGAAGGTACGTGAAAATGATTTTTCCCTGAGCGGGCTCATGGGCTTTAATTTCTATCAGAAAACAGCCGGGATCATTGGAACCGGAAAGATTGGCGCGGCCATGGCCAAGATTTGCCGGGGCTTCGGAATGCGGGTGCTGGCTTATGACCTCTATGAAAATCCGTCTCTGAAAGAATTTATCACCTATGTTTCCCTGGAGGAGCTGCTTTCGGAAAGTGATTTAATTTCTCTCCACTGCCCGCTCCTGGAAAACACCTATCATCTGGTCAATAAGGATACGATTGCAAAGATGAAGGACGGGGTCATTCTTGTGAATACTTCGAGGGGAGCTCTGGTGAAGACAGAGGATCTGATCGACGGCATCCGGGCGCATAAATTTTTTGGGGTAGGTCTGGACGTGTATGAGGAAGAGACTCCGAACGTATTTGAAGACCGCTCAGAGCAGATCCTGGAGCATTCCATAACCGCAAGGCTGCTGTCATTTCCCAATGTGATGATTACCTCACATCAGGGCTTTTTCACGAGAGAAGCGCTGGCGGCGATCGCGGAGACGACCTTTGAAAATGCGAAGGCGTGGGAAAAAGGTGAGACGACGGGGAACGAAGCCTGA
- a CDS encoding YitT family protein, which translates to MWKREVKSIILVALSAACMAFNINSFVNVVGLYPGGFNGIALLVQRAGSSFFQVGIAFSLISYPLNILALLLSYKSLGRRFLIYTCLSVGLCGLLTDIIPALPITDDVLLASVFGGIINGVCISLAMIVGGSTGGLDILANVYGHKLNKDPWNITLGVNCLILLAAGLLFGWDKALYSIIFQYASTQIIHLLYKKYQQATLFIISDQYQQIYQTIMEHTHHSATVLDGTGCFTNEEKKLIYSVVSGQQVKSLIREIRKVDGKAFINIVKTTELDGRFIYKD; encoded by the coding sequence ATGTGGAAACGGGAAGTTAAATCGATCATTCTGGTTGCGCTGTCTGCCGCCTGCATGGCTTTTAACATCAATAGCTTTGTCAACGTGGTAGGACTCTACCCCGGAGGCTTTAACGGCATCGCGCTTCTCGTACAGAGGGCCGGATCATCTTTTTTCCAGGTGGGAATCGCATTCTCTCTGATCAGCTATCCTCTGAACATACTTGCGCTGCTTTTGAGCTATAAATCCCTCGGCAGGAGATTCCTGATCTATACCTGCCTTTCCGTAGGGCTCTGCGGCCTGCTGACCGACATCATCCCTGCCCTCCCCATAACCGACGATGTGCTTCTTGCCAGCGTATTCGGCGGCATCATCAACGGGGTCTGCATCAGCCTGGCCATGATTGTAGGCGGTTCCACCGGAGGCCTGGACATACTGGCTAACGTATACGGCCACAAGCTCAACAAAGATCCCTGGAACATAACTCTCGGCGTCAACTGCCTGATCCTTCTGGCCGCCGGGCTGCTGTTCGGCTGGGATAAAGCTCTGTATTCCATCATTTTCCAGTATGCCTCCACCCAGATTATCCATCTGTTATATAAGAAATACCAGCAGGCCACCCTGTTCATCATCAGCGACCAGTATCAGCAGATATACCAGACGATCATGGAGCACACCCATCACAGTGCCACCGTTCTGGACGGTACCGGCTGTTTTACGAATGAAGAAAAGAAATTAATCTACTCTGTAGTCTCCGGCCAGCAGGTCAAAAGCCTGATCCGGGAAATACGTAAGGTGGACGGGAAAGCCTTTATCAATATTGTGAAAACCACAGAGCTGGATGGAAGGTTCATCTACAAAGACTAA
- the acpP gene encoding acyl carrier protein: MLEKMRQILAEQFNCEEDTITEETNFKDDLGADSLDLFELVMALEEEYSIEIPADDLTNLTTVGSVIDYLKDKGVEA; the protein is encoded by the coding sequence ATGTTAGAGAAAATGAGGCAGATCCTTGCTGAGCAGTTTAACTGTGAGGAGGATACTATTACGGAAGAAACTAATTTTAAGGATGATCTGGGTGCCGATTCACTGGATTTGTTTGAACTGGTCATGGCCCTTGAGGAAGAGTATTCCATTGAGATACCGGCTGATGACCTGACGAACCTGACAACAGTTGGTTCCGTAATAGATTATTTAAAGGACAAAGGTGTGGAGGCTTAA
- a CDS encoding FtsW/RodA/SpoVE family cell cycle protein, translating to MQNRSAGKRRRERRKADFYDYNLLAVVIILICFGLVMLYSASSYEAATKLGDDMYYFRRQALISLGSVAVALLISRMDYHLFLKWSPYLFGLSLVLMAMVKYTSFGVEAGGAKRWLKLGIQFQPSEIAKIAVILFLSYIILKMGKQVNSKKAVIFLLFLGGVQAVGAYYFTENLSTALIILGISCVMIFLAHPKTRPFLIAVVVIALIVAAGIFYLSQNMDGSSHFRIRRVLAWLDPEKYSAMGGYQVLQGLYAIGSGGFFGKGLGNSTQKLATIPEAQNDMIFSIICEELGLFGAILVLLLFGYLLYRLFFIAQNAPDLYGTLMVSGIFVHISLQVILNICVVLNVIPTTGVTLPFVSYGGTSVLFLMAEIGIALSVSRRIRFQDEVSPQKNGENILTNHG from the coding sequence ATGCAGAACCGTTCTGCGGGCAAGAGAAGAAGGGAACGGCGGAAGGCAGATTTTTATGATTACAATCTGTTGGCCGTCGTGATTATATTAATTTGTTTTGGACTTGTGATGCTTTACAGTGCCAGTTCTTATGAGGCAGCAACCAAACTTGGCGATGATATGTATTATTTCAGGCGCCAGGCTTTGATCAGCCTGGGGTCAGTGGCGGTTGCCCTTCTGATTTCCAGAATGGACTATCATCTGTTTTTGAAATGGTCGCCCTATCTGTTTGGGCTGTCACTGGTTCTGATGGCGATGGTAAAGTATACCAGCTTCGGAGTGGAGGCGGGAGGCGCAAAACGATGGCTGAAGCTGGGCATCCAGTTCCAGCCGTCGGAGATTGCCAAGATTGCGGTAATCCTGTTCCTGTCTTATATCATACTGAAGATGGGAAAACAGGTGAATTCAAAAAAGGCGGTGATCTTCCTCCTATTTCTGGGGGGGGTTCAGGCAGTAGGAGCCTACTATTTTACAGAGAATCTGAGTACCGCCCTGATCATCCTGGGGATTTCCTGTGTCATGATTTTTCTGGCTCACCCGAAGACCAGGCCGTTTCTGATCGCGGTAGTTGTGATTGCGTTGATCGTGGCTGCAGGTATTTTTTATCTTTCACAGAATATGGACGGGAGCTCACATTTCCGGATTCGAAGGGTTCTGGCCTGGCTGGACCCGGAGAAATATTCTGCCATGGGCGGTTATCAGGTGCTTCAGGGGCTGTACGCTATCGGATCGGGGGGATTTTTCGGCAAGGGGCTTGGCAACAGCACACAGAAGCTGGCTACGATCCCTGAGGCCCAGAACGATATGATCTTTTCCATTATCTGTGAGGAGCTGGGGCTGTTTGGAGCGATTCTGGTGCTGCTGCTGTTCGGGTATCTGCTGTACAGGCTGTTTTTCATCGCGCAGAATGCTCCGGATCTGTACGGGACACTGATGGTCAGCGGCATATTCGTTCATATATCCCTGCAGGTTATTCTGAACATCTGTGTCGTGTTGAATGTGATACCTACTACGGGAGTCACGCTTCCCTTCGTCAGTTACGGAGGTACTTCGGTCTTGTTCCTGATGGCTGAGATTGGTATCGCGCTGAGTGTTTCCAGGAGGATACGTTTTCAGGATGAAGTATCTCCACAAAAAAATGGCGAAAACATATTGACAAATCATGGATAA